One window of Chionomys nivalis chromosome 18, mChiNiv1.1, whole genome shotgun sequence genomic DNA carries:
- the Gabpb2 gene encoding GA-binding protein subunit beta-2: protein MSLVDLGKRLLEAARKGQDDEVRTLMANGAPFTTDWLGTSPLHLAAQYGHYSTAEVLLRAGVSRDARTKVDRTPLHMAAADGHAHIVELLVRSGADVNAKDMLKMTALHWATEHHHRDVVELLIKYGADVHAFSKFDKSAFDIALEKNNTEILVILQEAMQNQVSVNPERANPVSNPVTVAAPFIFTSGEVVNLASFVSSANTKAPAANLEEIEEGNSLDSSIQQVVGSGGQRVITIVTDGGPLGNIQTSLPTGGIGQPFIVTMQDGQQVLTVPAGQVAEETIIEEEEEEEEKLPLAKRPRMTEITNSIEESKEGSERELLQQQLQEANRRAQEYRHQLLKKEQEAEQYRLKLEAMARQQPNGVEFTVVEEVAEVDAVVVTEGEIEERAAEVMKSGRTTEPHTSVSIETISS, encoded by the exons ATGTCtctggtggatttggggaagAGGCTGCTGGAAGCTGCAAGAAAAGGCCAAGATGATGAAGTGAGAACGCTGATGGCAAACGGGGCCCCGTTCACCACAGACTGG CTTGGAACATCACCTCTTCACCTTGCAGCCCAGTATGgccattattccacagcagaggTGCTCCTTCGAGCAGGCGTTAGCAGGGATGCCCGGACCAAGGTGGACAGAACCCCTCTGCATATGGCTGCAGCTGATGGCCATGCACACATCGTGGAGCTGCTGGTTAGG AGCGGTGCAGATGTGAATGCCAAGGACATGCTGAAGATGACCGCTTTACACTGGGCCACAGAGCACCACCATCGAGATGTTGTTGAGTTACTTATCAAATATGGAGCTGATGTCCATGCTTTTAGCAAATTTGACAAGTCTGCCTTTGACATAGCACTGGAGAAAAACAATACTGAGATTCTGGTCATCCTTCAG GAAGCAATGCAGAATCAGGTGAGCGTCAACCCCGAGAGAGCCAACCCAGTGAGCAACCCTGTGACTGTGGCTGCTCCATTCATCTTCACCTCTGGAGAGGTCGTTAACCTCGCTAGCTTTGTCTCTTCAGCCAACACCAAAGCACCCGCAG CTAATTTAGAGGAAATCGAAGAAGGAAATTCACTTGACTCATCAATCCAGCAAGTGGTGGGGAGTGGCGGCCAGAGGGTCATCACCATAGTGACTGATGGAGGCCCTCTGGGTAATATCCAAACCTCACTCCCTACTGGAGGCATTGGCCAGCCCTTTATTGTAACTATGCAAGATGGACAGCAAG TTCTAACTGTGCCTGCTGGTCAGGTTGCAGAGGAGACAATaattgaagaggaagaagaggaagaagagaagttaCCATTGGCAAAGAGACCAAGGATGACAGAGATAACAAACAGTATTGAGGAAAGCAAG GAAGGCAGCGAAAGAGAGCTACTGCAGCAGCAGCTCCAGGAGGCCAATCGAAGAGCCCAGGAGTACAGACACCAGCTCCTCAAGAAAGAGCAGGAGGCAGAACAGTACCGTCTCAAGCTGGAGGCCATGGCGCGACAGCAGCCCAACGGAGTTGAGTTCACCGTGGTTGAGGAGGTAGCTGAAGTGGATGCTGTAGTAGTgacagaaggggaaatagaagaaagagCAGCAGAAGTGATGAAGTCAGGAAGGACCACAGAGCCTCATACTAGTGTTTCCATAGAAACCATTTCATCTTAA